The Polyangiaceae bacterium genome window below encodes:
- a CDS encoding helix-turn-helix transcriptional regulator, whose product MPRRVEPEPYALKVGERLRMLRLERNLSLAELADVSELSKGHLSSIEHGLAAITIQTILRVAKGLGLPPLYILTFPADDERAHIMELVRKLPSSEVTKLRRELAKAAKEAAKAAKPVKPQRSRG is encoded by the coding sequence ATGCCTCGACGCGTTGAACCGGAACCCTACGCTTTGAAAGTTGGCGAGCGCCTTCGGATGCTGCGCCTCGAACGCAACCTCTCCTTGGCCGAGCTCGCCGATGTGAGTGAGCTTTCGAAGGGGCATTTATCCAGCATCGAGCATGGCCTCGCTGCCATCACCATTCAGACCATCTTGCGCGTCGCCAAGGGTCTTGGTCTCCCGCCTCTTTACATCCTCACGTTCCCCGCCGACGACGAACGCGCCCACATCATGGAGCTCGTGCGGAAGCTTCCCAGCAGCGAGGTGACGAAGCTACGACGTGAGCTGGCCAAGGCTGCGAAAGAAGCTGCGAAAGCCGCCAAGCCGGTCAAGCCGCAACGTTCTCGAGGCTGA
- a CDS encoding Hsp70 family protein produces MRSTPSASFRPAVYAIDFGTSNSLLAAANAQETAPPVPLDDGADDPSVLRTLLFFGQNEFSCGSSAIAQFVEGGMQGRLIRSIKKFLPYRSFSGTQIGHRVVSIEDLIGRFLRVMRERADQYFNTRVDRVVLGRPAKFSLDAEDDQLAQSRLERAALIAGFREVSFCPEPVAAAQDFQVELDRPRVVLVADFGGGTSDYTIVRMRPEGFDPSDVLALGGISVAGDALDGSLMRHKIARHFGADVTYRVPLGSNTLTMPRAISEKLCSPADMTVLQHRDVLNFLRDVKSWSLGPDDKCKMDRLLCLVEDSLAFKLFESIERTKCALSSSDDATFHFDYPTIHLNESVRRDEFEAGSAREVGAILGALDRTVSEAGLEPGDIDVVCCTGGTARVPQIARGIEHRFGKGKVKELRAFHSVVQGLAERARMIAGAS; encoded by the coding sequence ATGCGAAGCACTCCGAGCGCCTCGTTTCGGCCGGCCGTGTATGCCATCGACTTCGGCACCTCGAATTCGCTCCTCGCAGCCGCGAATGCGCAAGAAACCGCTCCCCCCGTGCCGCTCGACGATGGCGCCGATGACCCGTCGGTGCTCCGCACGTTGCTGTTCTTCGGCCAAAATGAATTTTCTTGCGGATCGAGCGCCATTGCTCAGTTCGTCGAGGGCGGGATGCAGGGTCGCCTCATCCGCTCCATCAAAAAGTTTCTACCTTACCGCAGTTTTTCCGGTACGCAGATCGGCCATCGGGTCGTCTCGATCGAAGACCTCATTGGCAGGTTTTTGCGCGTCATGCGCGAACGAGCCGATCAATACTTCAATACGCGCGTCGATCGTGTGGTGCTGGGACGCCCGGCCAAGTTTTCGCTCGATGCCGAAGACGACCAGCTCGCCCAATCACGTCTCGAACGAGCGGCGCTGATTGCGGGGTTCCGTGAGGTTTCTTTTTGCCCCGAGCCTGTTGCGGCAGCGCAGGATTTTCAGGTCGAGCTCGACAGGCCTCGCGTGGTGCTCGTCGCCGATTTCGGCGGTGGAACGTCGGACTATACCATCGTCCGGATGCGTCCCGAAGGGTTCGACCCAAGTGACGTCCTTGCGCTCGGGGGCATTTCCGTCGCCGGTGACGCGCTCGACGGAAGCCTCATGCGGCACAAGATTGCTCGTCATTTTGGCGCCGACGTGACCTATCGCGTACCGCTCGGGTCGAATACCCTCACGATGCCTCGCGCCATCAGTGAAAAACTCTGCTCGCCGGCGGACATGACGGTTTTGCAGCATCGCGACGTACTCAACTTCTTGCGTGACGTCAAATCCTGGTCGCTTGGGCCCGACGACAAATGCAAAATGGATCGGCTTTTGTGCCTCGTCGAAGACTCGCTTGCCTTCAAGCTTTTCGAGTCGATCGAGCGAACCAAGTGTGCATTGTCCTCGAGCGACGATGCCACGTTCCACTTCGATTATCCGACGATTCATTTGAACGAAAGCGTTCGGCGGGACGAATTCGAGGCTGGTTCGGCGCGTGAAGTCGGCGCCATCCTGGGCGCGCTCGATCGAACCGTATCGGAGGCGGGACTCGAGCCTGGCGACATCGACGTCGTGTGTTGTACGGGCGGCACGGCGCGCGTTCCGCAGATTGCTCGGGGCATCGAGCATCGATTTGGCAAGGGCAAGGTGAAGGAGCTGCGAGCCTTCCACTCGGTCGTTCAGGGACTTGCCGAACGGGCGCGAATGATCGCCGGCGCGTCATGA
- a CDS encoding helix-turn-helix transcriptional regulator, which translates to MPRRIEPDPSALKVGERLRELRLERNMSLAELADVAELSKGHLSSVEHGLAAITIQTISRLAKGLGVPALYLLTFPPDDERDQVAELVRKLPSNEVVKLRRELTKTVKESTKSAKSAKPSARSR; encoded by the coding sequence ATGCCCAGGCGAATTGAACCAGATCCTTCTGCCTTGAAAGTCGGCGAGCGTCTTCGGGAGCTCCGCCTCGAGCGCAACATGTCCCTTGCTGAATTGGCTGATGTAGCCGAGTTGTCGAAGGGGCATCTTTCCAGCGTCGAGCATGGTCTTGCTGCGATCACCATTCAGACGATTTCGCGTCTGGCCAAAGGTCTTGGTGTTCCCGCGCTCTATTTGCTCACGTTCCCGCCGGATGACGAGCGTGATCAAGTAGCGGAGCTGGTGCGCAAGCTGCCTTCGAATGAAGTGGTGAAGTTGCGGCGCGAGCTCACGAAAACGGTCAAGGAATCGACGAAGTCTGCCAAGAGTGCCAAACCATCGGCACGCAGCCGGTAG
- the ychF gene encoding redox-regulated ATPase YchF: protein MALKVAIVGLPNVGKSTLFNALTQTAAAQAANYPFCTIEPNVGEVAVPEPRLEKLAVLAGSKDIIPARINFVDIAGLVRGASKGEGLGNQFLANIRDCDAVALVARCFKNDDVTHVEGRVDPLADVDIIETELMLADIDSLEKRIPNLEKRIRGGDKEGAATLRLLKLALEQLHAGRPAFAAKVEPEDEKAWRMLQLLTAKPALYVCNVEEASAATGNELSDAVAKRAAQNGAKSVVISAQIEAEIAQLGAAERAEFLETLGLSEPGLNRLIREAYALLGLQTYFTIGPKEARAWTIPVGATAPRSAGEIHTDFEKGFISAETITYEDYVRYGGEAGASQAGKMRKEGKSYVVKDGDVMHFHFNV, encoded by the coding sequence ATGGCACTGAAAGTCGCGATCGTCGGTTTGCCGAATGTAGGCAAGTCCACTCTGTTCAACGCCCTCACCCAAACGGCTGCAGCTCAAGCGGCCAACTACCCTTTCTGCACCATCGAGCCCAATGTGGGCGAGGTGGCCGTTCCTGAGCCGCGCCTCGAGAAGCTCGCGGTGCTTGCTGGGTCCAAGGACATCATCCCGGCTCGGATCAACTTCGTCGATATTGCTGGCCTGGTGCGAGGGGCTTCCAAGGGCGAAGGGCTCGGCAACCAGTTTCTGGCCAACATTCGCGATTGTGATGCCGTGGCGCTCGTGGCTCGGTGTTTCAAGAACGACGATGTCACGCACGTGGAAGGACGAGTCGATCCGCTCGCGGACGTGGACATCATCGAAACCGAATTGATGCTGGCGGACATAGACAGCTTGGAAAAACGCATTCCGAACTTGGAAAAACGCATCCGGGGCGGAGACAAAGAAGGAGCGGCGACGCTGCGACTTTTGAAGCTTGCGCTCGAGCAGCTTCATGCGGGGCGTCCGGCCTTTGCGGCGAAGGTGGAGCCCGAGGACGAAAAAGCTTGGCGCATGCTGCAACTGTTGACTGCAAAGCCGGCGCTTTATGTATGCAACGTCGAGGAAGCTTCGGCGGCGACGGGCAATGAGCTATCCGACGCCGTGGCAAAGCGGGCGGCGCAGAATGGGGCGAAGTCGGTCGTGATTTCGGCGCAAATCGAAGCTGAAATTGCGCAGCTCGGAGCGGCCGAACGAGCCGAATTCCTCGAAACGTTGGGGTTATCCGAGCCGGGGCTCAATCGATTGATTCGCGAGGCATACGCGCTCTTGGGGCTGCAAACCTATTTTACCATCGGCCCGAAGGAGGCGCGCGCATGGACGATTCCGGTTGGAGCGACGGCGCCGCGGTCCGCGGGAGAAATTCATACGGACTTCGAGAAAGGCTTCATCAGTGCCGAAACGATCACCTATGAAGATTACGTGCGATACGGCGGCG
- a CDS encoding ROK family protein, with protein MTRSTRTNPALVGAIEAGGTKFVCGVGSGPGDELRSRAKFPTTDDPARVLAQVCAWFEAQQRTHGKLDAIGIASFGPVDLDRASPTYGFMTSSPKAGWRNTDIVGALRRVFPDIPIGFDTDVNGAGLGEFTWGNARGLEDFVYITIGTGIGAGGMAGGRLLHGLVHPEMGHLRLPRVGGDTFEGVCPYHGSCWEGLCSGLAMQVRTGMRAEELPADHPAWRLEAQYIALAIENIMYVLSPRRIIVGGSVRKGGQLGEARFFDWIRRGVQASLNGYVVSSSVGAGIDEYIVAPLLGDDAGVCGAIALGLRAMGTG; from the coding sequence ATGACGAGGTCGACTCGGACAAACCCTGCGCTCGTGGGGGCCATCGAGGCAGGAGGAACCAAGTTCGTATGCGGCGTCGGTTCCGGCCCTGGCGACGAATTGCGCAGCAGGGCCAAATTTCCCACGACCGACGATCCTGCTCGGGTATTGGCGCAGGTCTGCGCGTGGTTCGAGGCGCAGCAGAGGACGCACGGAAAGCTTGATGCCATTGGGATTGCGTCTTTTGGTCCGGTCGACTTGGATCGAGCGTCTCCGACGTATGGTTTCATGACATCGAGTCCCAAGGCGGGCTGGCGCAATACGGACATCGTCGGTGCTTTGCGCAGGGTTTTTCCCGACATTCCCATTGGATTCGACACGGATGTGAATGGTGCTGGTCTTGGCGAGTTTACCTGGGGGAATGCGCGAGGGCTCGAGGATTTCGTTTACATCACGATTGGAACGGGCATTGGTGCGGGTGGGATGGCTGGTGGGCGCCTCCTTCATGGTCTCGTGCATCCGGAAATGGGGCATCTTCGGCTTCCGCGGGTGGGAGGCGATACGTTCGAGGGCGTTTGTCCTTATCACGGGTCGTGTTGGGAGGGTTTGTGTTCGGGTTTGGCGATGCAAGTGCGCACGGGGATGCGGGCGGAAGAGCTACCGGCGGATCATCCGGCGTGGCGTTTGGAGGCGCAGTACATTGCGTTGGCGATTGAAAACATCATGTATGTTCTTTCGCCTCGAAGAATCATCGTGGGAGGGAGTGTTCGTAAAGGTGGTCAGCTTGGGGAGGCTCGATTTTTCGACTGGATACGCCGAGGCGTGCAAGCGTCGCTCAATGGTTACGTCGTTTCGTCGTCGGTGGGTGCGGGCATTGACGAGTACATCGTTGCTCCGCTGCTTGGTGACGACGCCGGCGTGTGTGGAGCCATCGCGCTTGGATTACGTGCAATGGGCACGGGCTGA